The Lichenihabitans psoromatis genomic interval ATTCTTGCCGATCGGCTTTTCCAAAACCACGCGGGTGTTCTTATCGACCATGCCCTGCTGGCCGAGCCGGTCCGAAATCGGGCCGAACAAATCCGGCGTGGTGGCGAGGTAGAGCACCTTGATGTGGTTGGGCCGCTCTTCGAGCAGCGCTTTCAGATCGGGCCAGCCGGCGTCGGAGGTCGCATCCGCCGCCACATAGACGAGGCGTTCGACGAAACGCTCGAGCGAGTCGTCCTTCAGCTCGTCGGCTTGCACGTGGCTGTTGACCGCCTCGCGCGCCATGTCGCGGAACTCGGCGTCGGACATCTCACGGCGCGACACGCCGATGATCCGGGCGTCGGCGGGAATTTGCCCCGCGAGGTCGCGATGCATGAGCGCCGGCAGGATCTTTCGGCGCGACAGATCACCCGTGGCGCCGAAGACCACGAGCGTGAACGGCTCGACGGGAATTACACGGCTCGTCATTGGATATGCACCTCTTTGGTCCAAAACGCCTCGATGGAGGATCACACCGTTTCGGCTTGAAACCGATCCATCTGTCATGCGCAAGCCGCATCAGCCCTCGACCTTTGCGATCAATCTATACCGCGGCGCAGCACAGCGCGACAGTCTTCTGCGCTCCCCTGTCTCAGCCTCGGGCTCCAGCTTGGTCGTGACCTTTTCGCGTTTGCGCGCGTTGGCAGAGGCTCGCGTGAGCGTAAGAGAGAGAGGCCATCCAATGAGTATCTTCGGGACCATCATGTCGAAGATCTTCCACCACGACGCAGCGGCCGCTACGCCGACGCCGGGTGGATCGACCGCCAGCCCGCAGCCGAGCGCCGGCGCCGCCATGGACAATGCCGGCCGTCCCAGTACACCGGTGACATCGACATCGGTTGGTGGCGCCCCGACCCAGGTCGCCCAGAACGACAATCCGACCTCGACCGGCGCTTCGGCCTCCACCACAGGCGCGACACAGACCGTCGACGTCGCACGGGTGCTCGATGGGCTTGCGGCGAAGAACAGCCAGAAGCTCGACTGGAAACATTCGATCGTCGACATGATGAAGCTGCTCGATCTCGACAGCAGCCTCACAGCGCGGCAGGAGCTCGCCAAGGAGCTGAACTACACCGGCGACATGCACGATTCAGCCAGCATGAATGTCTGGCTCCATCAACAGGTCATGCAAAAGCTTGCGGCCAACGGCGGCAAGGTTCCGGATGATTTGAAGGCCTAAACGAGGTCGATGGAGTATCGGGCCAAAGCGGGCCCGTTCTCACTAACGTTACGATAGGCGGCACGCGTCGAAGACGGGCGTGATCGTGCCGCCCCAATCGCGGTTGAACAGATCAAGCAGATCGTCCGCACGTGTTCGACCGCGATCGACGATGTGGTGCAGCGGAGCCAGAAAGGTCGTCTCGTCTCGGCCCTGCGGATCGATCCGAGCCCGTCGCGCCAAACCGCCGTGAGCGAGGCCAACTACGTCGCGTGCGATATCGAGCACCGACCGGCCCGCCACCGTGGCACCCAGCGCCAACCGCGGCACATCATCCCGAAGCATCTGCCGATCGGACGCGGTCCAGCCCTTCACGATTTCCCAAGCGCCATCAAGCGCGAGATCGTCGTAGAGCAGCCCGACGAACAATGCCGGCAAGGCCGCCACCATGTCGGACGCGCCCATATCGGCGCCGCGCATCTCGAGGTAACGCTTCAGGCGCACCTCGGGGAAGATGGTCGACAGGTGATTGGCCCAATCCGACATGGTGGCGGTTTCGCCCGGCATTTGAGCGAGCCGACCCGCCAAAAGATCGCGGAAGCTTCCGCCGGCGACATCGAAATAGCGATCGCCGCGCTTGACGAAATACATCGGAACGTCGAGCGCATAATCGACGTAGCGCTCGAACCCCATCCCCGGCTCGAACGCAAAAGCCATCATGCCGGATCGTGCCGTGTCGGTATCGCGCCAGATCTCCGAACGGGCGCTCAGCAGGCCGTTCGGCCGTCCTTCGGTAAACGGTGAGTTGGCGAAGAGAGCGGTGGCGATTGGCTGCAAGGCAAGCGACACCCGAAGCTTCTTGACCATGTCGGCCTCGCTCGAGAAATCGAGATTGGCCTGAACCGTGCAGGTGCGGAACATCATATCGAGGCCGCG includes:
- a CDS encoding DUF3597 domain-containing protein, yielding MSIFGTIMSKIFHHDAAAATPTPGGSTASPQPSAGAAMDNAGRPSTPVTSTSVGGAPTQVAQNDNPTSTGASASTTGATQTVDVARVLDGLAAKNSQKLDWKHSIVDMMKLLDLDSSLTARQELAKELNYTGDMHDSASMNVWLHQQVMQKLAANGGKVPDDLKA
- a CDS encoding glutamate--cysteine ligase, producing MARDVTDSAPLDTRDALVAWFEQGNKPADQFRVGTEHEKFGFYRADHAPVPYLGRSGQGGIKAILDGMAAGGVWQPIREGDEIIGLHDPVGGGAISLEPGGQFELSGAPLETIHETVAELRDHLAEANRIGSDHDIAFAGLGMSPLWSLAQTPVMPKGRYRIMANYMPKVGTRGLDMMFRTCTVQANLDFSSEADMVKKLRVSLALQPIATALFANSPFTEGRPNGLLSARSEIWRDTDTARSGMMAFAFEPGMGFERYVDYALDVPMYFVKRGDRYFDVAGGSFRDLLAGRLAQMPGETATMSDWANHLSTIFPEVRLKRYLEMRGADMGASDMVAALPALFVGLLYDDLALDGAWEIVKGWTASDRQMLRDDVPRLALGATVAGRSVLDIARDVVGLAHGGLARRARIDPQGRDETTFLAPLHHIVDRGRTRADDLLDLFNRDWGGTITPVFDACRLS